Genomic DNA from Parambassis ranga chromosome 5, fParRan2.1, whole genome shotgun sequence:
TTTTTCGCTTGGTGGTAAGGAGGCCTTTCGTCACGATTTGATTTATTCTGAAAATGCTTTGGACCCCTTTCTCCAAGCCAATGTTTACCCTCATTTTCTCTATCCACAGGCCCAGTAAGGGGACTTATTTCGGGAAGTGGATGGTCTTGTGGACCTTTGCCTCCTGCAGATGGCAGACCTGCTGCAGGAAACCGGTTACCTTGGGGAAAGCTGACATCTTTCCCTGGGAATTCAACAGAAGACTTATCTCTCTCTTGAAATTGTGGTAGATCCCTAATATTCACATCTCTGCCAAAACCTACAGGAAAATTGGGTTCTCGTACACCACCCATTCCTTTACCCATGTTACCAAATGGATTCTTGTCTTTTTGCCGGTTTTTCCACTCTTCTGCAAGAGTCATCTCTTCACCACTTCGATAATCCGTAAGGGGACTGTCACAAGAATCTGGGTACTCTCTCTTAGCGACATTCTCTCCTCCACCCATAAACTCTGGCCTTTGAGGAACATCTGAAGGCCTGTCTGGTCGTGCTCTGTCGACTGGAGGGCCATCATTGTTTCCAAATCTTACAGGAGATCGATCTCTTCCCCTAAATTCCACTGATGGTCCAGGACGATTTCTGAAATCCATATCAGAATTAAATCCACCTCTCGGATTGAGAGGTGGCCCTCCTCTTCTGTCAAAATTGGGATTGTTGAACCGTGGAGGCAAGTCCATCTCATAACGATTAGAATCATTTATGCCCATAGCAGGCCTGTCATGCATGTCCCTAAATGCATCATTTCGCTCCATTGGAAAGCCTCTTCTTCCATCAAGATTAGGATTACTGAAACGTGGCATGTCATAACGAAATGACTCTCTGTCTCTATTGTCCATAAATCTGCTGTTTGGTTCCTGTGGTGGCATTCCTCTCCCTCCCATGTCTGCAGAGTTCCTGCCAGGCCCCGGAAAACCAGAAGAATTCATCAGTTTCTCTCTAATATTATTTTCATAGTGCCTTCTTAGATTGAAGTCTGGCTCATCCCCAGGTCTGAAGAACTCTCTGTTGGGCTCTCTTCCTCGCATGTCACGTGGGTCCATATCCCGCCCCCTCATGGGTGGCCCATCCATCATCCGCATGTCCATAGGTGGTAGATCTAGAGGTCTTGGGCCCATATGCCCCATGGGACCCATGTTCAtcccatctctccctctgtaaTCAGGCATGGGATGATCTCGGCCACCAAACATTTCTCCGCGGTGATCACCACTGGAACACAGATTAACAAATTGTCTACAAATTGTTTAAGATGCACGAACATATAGTGTATAATCAACAAGAACGCAGAAGGCAAAACTTTCAATCAATTTTAATGGAAGTCACTATGCTAAAAGCAAATACTATGGTCAGAAAAGTAAGAAAGGTTACTGCTAAAGTAGGTAACAGTAGATTCTTTAAAAATGTCCTTAAGACAATATACttaaacattacattaaaacTTTACATAAAATTATTTGGTACTACTATAGATTAACAGTGGCTACCCCAACAAAAAGCATTATAGGCAAAGGAAAATTCTATTTCTGACACAGAAATAGGCTGAAGCATGTGATAAATCGGTGGCTGAATGATGCTTGTTTACCGGAAGGGTGGTCCTCCCCGTGGTCCTTGCCTTGGTCCATCCCACATGCTTGTATTGGTATCCTATTTGGAGCGAAAATCAATGGTAAACGAATGCTTAACATACCACTTAGCATGCACATCCACAATGATATCCCTGATAAGGCATGAACTTCGACAGCACAATGATAAACTGGTCAGAAAATGTAAtcgtgtgtatgtatgtatgtatgtatgtatgtattgtgAGGTGTGTTATATTTCTGCTGATGATTGTCAAAAGATGCCTGCATACGTAAAAATGAGGGCCAACTAACACTGGGTGGTGTGATTGCTAATGGTGGCACAGTGAAGAGTGACGGCCGGCTATATATAGCCATCGCTAGGCCTTTCCAATGTACGCAACAGCATAAACGTCAGAGTTAAATTCGACTGTACAGCAAGTGAGTTAAAGGAAACTGTCGAATTAAACGTTAAAGTTAACGTGTTTTAATTTGGGACTCCAGTGGCGAGGCCAACGACAGCAAGACACAAATCGCACGGTAACGGAGACGGTTTTTTAGCATTAGCTTGCTACTACGCAGCAATGTCCACTGACACTAGACCTCAACGTTAAACGTTTATGTTTTTGATTAGGAACTCACCTTGGCAGTTGTTCAACCTCTGTGTAAATATAGCACCAAAGCAATGTCAATGCGGACGACAATATTGAACGAACtaataaaaaaatggaaacGAACCATACACCGTATATGAAAGGAAacggttcttcttcttctgttgctgcagtggcggtaatgcgccttcttcttcttcgttgtgttttatgttgacATGGCAAGTTACTGCCACCCAGCGGTTATTACGCACGGTCCCTGTCCTTCTCTGGGTTATGCATGTGTAGACATAGACACAAATAACACGCTATTATGCGATACTAACAGATGcacatattatttacatttattttatttttttcaaatagaGAAATTAATGTAATATAATTATGCGCAGTCTCATCATGATTGCCCAAAAAAACGGACACCTTCAGCAATATTGCTCATTTTATTCATTCACAAGCATTGTAGCAACCTGTTAGCTCAGCTAATTGTTGCTAAACAcatgtaaatacaaaaaatacacatgtaTACACGTACAATGCAATTACATATAGTTGTACAGTGTATGGACTTAGCTATAAACTCTGGTTTTACTAATTACAAgttacaacacaacaacatctAAAACGTCACTCCACACAGTATGTTCTAAAATCTAGTTTTCTAAATTTTAAATGAAGTGTGAAAAAGGACAAAACACAATTATCAATACAGCAGCTTAGGACTCTAAACGGAAGAGCAAATCAAACGGCtaaaacatttcaacaaaatCAGAGAGCAATTATTATAAATTTGTTTCTCTTGAAACATTTTAGTACATGGTTGCAACAAATATTAAGGCACTTTAACTTAAAAATATGCTTTCTTTTCTGCCTTAAAATTCTAAGTTGTCTAATGTTGTGCAGAACTTAACcagtaaatatttatttgaattCACTGCATCTGTTAATAAAACATTATATGGACGGTCAAAGTGTCACATGTTGTATAAATCTGAAATCctaaacacatgaaaaatattCAATTTTAATCTCTATTTAGTTTTATATTCAAGATTGTAATAAAGATAAAGAATGTACATGTTTGTCACATTGTATAAATCAACTGAAATATATTGTAAAGTGTTTCTgtaattatgtattttaaaatacattttatcgAATTACCATGTTTTTCAACTCATAATTTTAAGTCATAAACTCAGGATTTTAAGTTCTGAAGCTAAAAAGTAGCAATGTGTTGAAATAGACAAACACACCTATGTACAGTGAGCTGATGAATAGATGAGTGGATTTCACTAAAATACACTTCTAAAGTTATTTCTACAGATTTTAGGGAAAAGGAAAACAACGGAAAAGCTACTTTTCAACAAGCTTTAAAGGGACTTGTACATAAAATAACAAGAACAGAGGAGAGTGGAGAACACTATTCAATAGACCAATCAGTACAGAAGGCAAAAAGATGAAATTGTGTGTGGAATAACTTTGAAAACATGGGGGAGAGTCAGACAGCACAGACACGGTATCATGATGCCAAATTCACTGGCTGTACTGCACGTGTGCTTGTTTCCTGGCAAGGGTCCTCTTCATGGATTTGATGGATCCCTAGTCTCCTTTTCTTTGGGGCAGCATTTGAGGAATGTCGCCATTGCATCGTGCCTGTTGCTGCTCTTCCTGGCTGGCTGCACTGGGCAGGgggagtgtctgtgtgtcggcAGCCTTTTCACTGAGACCAGCTTTTATGATGGCAGCCAAgccaccaccgccgccgctgccacctgctggaggtgcGGCAGCAACACCGGGTGTGTTGGAAtcacctgcagctcctgcagcaggacCGGAGGCCCCAGAATCACCTGGCTCAGACGCTCGCAGTCTCTTCATGAGGGTGGTCACTCTGACAGCTTTCTGTGTGtaagaaacacaaactgttCATACTGAGTAACAACATACAGTAAAACTTTACCTAACTTACTTTGAGGTCAAACAGGAGCCATTCTAAAGCTATAGAAACAGAAATTGTGAGAAGCTGTAGGAACCTAATGGAACAATTTTCCTCATGGTGTCACAGTttagttgacctttgaccttttagaAACAAAACATCATCACTAATCATTAGTGTAAGAATTCTGGCCATGAAAATTGTGTCTAAGTTTACAGTGACCTTGGACCTTGAGTCCAAATTAACATCTGCATTAAATCTGAAGAATTTCAATCACATAGAGACATTAACATAAAGAAAATAGTCATGAGAATCTGGTTATAATGAGCATAACATATGTAGTTATTGAAATTATTGTGTAAAAAACAGCAATTCTGTGAGAAGCTCTACCTTCCACTTGGCTTTGGCAAAGTTCTTTTCAATTTGTGCACAGACGCCGTCCTTGATGTTTTTGTCTGAGGCAGCATTTCCAGAAATCCTGAGTGAAGGAGCGAATGAACtattatcatcatattattattattggcagTACCTAATAACAAGACTTACAATCACAAGTCTTTACCATTCATGGGCTATAGCTTCCTGTGCAGTCAAGCGCTGATCCTGGTCCACTTCCATCAAAGATGCCACTAAGTTTTTGGCTgtaacacacaaataaacacaattaaCTTCCTTCAGACATCAGACACATTATTGTCTGTGATGAGTCTATTAGAGGCACActgacatacatttaaatgaattcaTTATCTCTTACCAGAATCTGAAATATCATCCCAGTATGGAGAATCAAATTCATAATCTCCTGACAAAATCTTAAGGAACAGATTCTTATCACGATCATCGTCCTCATCAGCATCGTCATAGAAAGGAGGGTTCCCCGACAAACTGTTGGgttgaaaggaagaaaaagaagaaatgactGATTGTATATGTGTCTGACATTTGCTAACATTAGATGTATACACAGCTAACAGCCATATCAGCATGACACAAAATCTGCAAGCAAGGCATTCACAAGTTAGGCCCATGTCACGcagcatgctaagctaactgaaGTCAGcctgcctgtcacacacacagcagatataCTTCTGGGGACTTACAGTATATACATGATGACACCTATGGCCCAACAGTCCACAGGTCTTCCATATCTCTGCCTTCCAACCACCTCAGGAGCTAAGAGCAAAAAGTAGTTTTTAATCATTCTAATAATGTGATGAAGCTTTTTTTCTGGTGTCTCACTGGCACTCACCAAGATATTCAGGAGTCCCACATGGGTCCTTAATGAGTCCATTTTCCAGTTTGGCCAGCTGGAAGTCACTGATAACAATCTTGGAGTGCTTCAAGCGATTAAAGTACACCAAGTTCTCCAGCTGTATGAGAAAACCAACAGATGTTTATTAAACCGGGACAGGTCATCATAATTAAAGACAGTATTTCATATTTATGAATTTTCATCCCAGCAGTATTTCACTGGGCCTCTGGTGAAATGCTGATGCTTTTCACTAGGTGTCAGCAGTGCAATGTACCTTTAGGTTTCTGTGGACGATTTTCAGAGAGTGCAGGTAAGCTACAGCTTCCAACACCTGCCTCATAACATTGCTGGTGTCCCTCTCTGAGTAGTAGCCTTGATCTAAGATCCAGTCAAACACCTCTCTGCCTGTAGCACTGACGAGATGGGAACATCCATAATAAACACGTTTCACTTGTAGATAACAAGAAATCAAAAGCTGTTCACATGTTGAATAAAATAAGCAGAGAACAGTGCCAAATCTATCTTTGAAATGCCTCAGCAGCACTCACAGCTCCAGGAAAATGAAGTACTCTTTCTTCGTCTCAAAAGCATCCACGAGCTGAAGGATGTTGTGATGTTTAACCCTTTGAAAAGGAATAGAAATATGTAATAAACTTaaaaaatcaggaaaaaaaaatagatttgaaGCTGCGCATGCTGATTGATGTTAGAATATATGTCATGCACTTAATGGTTTAACAAATAATTGTTATAGTCAATAAATCCAAAGAAAATGCCACAGACCAGGAAGGGGGGGGCAGTAAAAAGAACAATTAAGTGCATTtgtttaaacacaacaaaggcaCTTAGCACATGTTACTCAACATAAGAGCATCCTTGGACTATTTTCAGCTTCAGATCTGAATGTGCGTGGGactgattaaaaataaacagtgatcATTTATAGTGATAAACAATCATGTTATCTGATCTAGTGGCATAGTTTCAATTATTTGTTTTAAGCCAGGTTTAAATATGGGTCTTTTCATATTTGTATTACTTTTCTATATGCTTAAAGGAGCAGTGTGTTGGATTCAGGACCTATGAGCAACCTTCtaatcatatttttatttgtgtataATTATCTTCAGCTATGAAATAGTACATACATACAGGTCtattttttgtcatgttattacAGTAACCCCATAAGAACAAACCAAATATAAGCTAATTTCTAATCTAATTTCACAGCCTGCAACCTGTGAAGCTGTGTCCTTCATGGCTCTCTGTATCTGAAGATTGAGGATGCACCAGGTGGAGCACAGTTTTCATTGTAGAGAACAGAGTCCTGGTGCATCGTGAATCTTAGGATATAGACGGCCTTAAAGGATGTGATGTGATACAACTTTGAAGAGTTGGCCACTTTAAGGTCTCCTGCATGCTGGGACAGGAAGTGGTATTCACTTGTTAGTAGCTGCTCTATTCTACTTATTGGTACTTTAAAGAGaattaaacacagaaacacGGTGAtggagattctcagtcatccagatcattttcattcaaaagcTCCACCCACATATAATCCTGTtcccccaccaaacagttagaactgatgaagctgcttggaggaacAGCAGAACTAAGTCCAGTTGCATCgcttcaaccttttgaatgaataaacacagaaacatctggACATGGAGTAAAGAGAAGcaaacacatactgtatgacctcagtacacacaaacacatattaaCTACACGGTAAACCTGCACATGAACACCAAAACCTAGATTCACTACTGTGTATCATTCTTACAAAATGCTCTGGTGCCAAACTTTCTCAGTACTTCACTGTTCATTTGTGATCACACCTTGCCTGAGAGCCAGGACAGTTTCTCAGACATAATTCACATTCTAATGAGCAGCTGAACACTATACTTACATCTTTAGGATCATTATCTCATTCTTGGCAGCTTTCCTCACTTTCCTTCCATCTTTTTTGTGGAACTTTTTACACGTGTACATTTTCAGGGTGTTTCTATCCTTTGCCCGAAATATCTCACAAAATTCCTCTCTGTGAAGAAaccgaacaaacaaacaaaaagtcctCATATTCAAGTCCACACACCTTAAAGTATTTATCACAACATAGATGTACTCACGATTTGACGATCTGTCCGAGGTCATATTTGTCGGTCACCTCTGAGGGACTGTTGTAATCCTTCTTTTCCCCGAGTGTCAGACAACCAAATGGCATGGCAGCTCGTGCCCTCGCCAGGGAATATCCTGCCACAACACAACCTGTCAAAAAGTCAGAGTACACTTCAGTTTGACGGTACAGCTCTGGTCTCATTACTGAAGTCATAAAATCATTTTAGTGCAAAAGCAGAAATGAAACAACAGACATGGAAGggactgttctttttttcttattgatgCACTGAACCGAAAATGAATGCAGTAAATCGATGCATGCATTTATGGGGAGCAGTTTGGGCGATTATTTCTTTCTCTGAAGCCTTTTTTGATCATACGTCTGAGAATAGTCAAGTGTAATAGAGCTTTTGGGAGGAAATAATTTCAAATTACCACAAGAGCCACACAAAAAATTCAATAACATATTCTTCCTCAGTGAACTCTGTGAGACTGCCAGGCTTGTTTGTTTCCACTCTGCAATGAGTCAGCCctgtactgcagcagcagcatcattcaCTTGTCTGCTTTCCACAGTAAAGACTATTCAGGTGGACTTGACCCTTTGCCGTAGCTGTGACCTCTGTCTACTCTTTTACATTTTTGAACGTTTAAAAAAACTAATAAGATGTCCGCTCCTGGGGAACATGTGGAAAGGAGTTTGATTTTAATTTCTAATAGCAAGCCAGTGAAAGATAAGGTAGTATTATAATGATATCCACATTAATCATTTACACTCAGATACATCTGTATTTTCAAGTAATGGAGAAGAACTGAACAAAATACCAGGAAATGTCAAAGAATGTgaacaaaaatgtttaaatctaaataaaataacatgtaCTTCTATTaatttaatactttttttttacacgaTGATACAAGGTTTTGTGTATGATTTGGACAATAATATTGTCTGAATTTTAATTGAACTGTGCCATCAGAGCAGGTTGAATACACCATAGCTATGGTGTATGAAGAACCTGTGACTTCTGGCAAAAAGACAGCACTGGTGATGTATTGTATTAGCTTGTGGAGACATAATTCATCACTGGCTTTTACTCACAGAGCCAAGGTTCacgtccccctgacaccactgCTGTTTTTACTCACTGTTTCTAAAAACTTCAGGTTAAGGttgaatgtttaaaaaaggCCAAAATCATGGTTTGTCTTCAAACACAGGCACTCATTCTGGTGACATTCCCTTCTGCTGTTGTAAAAGCATGTCAgtaaaaatagaatagaataaaatgtgCATGTGAGACACTAAAATGTGCAGTAATAGCACATAAAATGACTTAAGTCATCGGCGAGTTTTGGCTTAACCACACAAATAAGGTCACATTATTCACATTATTGCAAAATTGTGTTATCATTTATAAACAGTGGCTCTGATTTACCATTCTGCTGTATGAATCAGTTTCAACTAACACTTAAATGTAGGCACGGCGTTCTTCCTCCTCGGCTATTAACATATAAATGTCAAAAATACAACATGAATATCATAATATCCTGGACTGCCCTTTAATTATATTCCCTGTAACAGAAAAATGGATGCACACATCACCAAAGCAGAGGTGCTGTATAACATGAAGCTATCAAATG
This window encodes:
- the camkva gene encoding caM kinase-like vesicle-associated protein, with product MPFGCLTLGEKKDYNSPSEVTDKYDLGQIVKSEEFCEIFRAKDRNTLKMYTCKKFHKKDGRKVRKAAKNEIMILKMVKHHNILQLVDAFETKKEYFIFLELATGREVFDWILDQGYYSERDTSNVMRQVLEAVAYLHSLKIVHRNLKLENLVYFNRLKHSKIVISDFQLAKLENGLIKDPCGTPEYLAPEVVGRQRYGRPVDCWAIGVIMYILLSGNPPFYDDADEDDDRDKNLFLKILSGDYEFDSPYWDDISDSAKNLVASLMEVDQDQRLTAQEAIAHEWISGNAASDKNIKDGVCAQIEKNFAKAKWKKAVRVTTLMKRLRASEPGDSGASGPAAGAAGDSNTPGVAAAPPAGGSGGGGGLAAIIKAGLSEKAADTQTLPLPSAASQEEQQQARCNGDIPQMLPQRKGD